Proteins co-encoded in one Parcubacteria group bacterium genomic window:
- a CDS encoding UMP kinase, with translation MKKPKYQRILLKLSGELLAGEQKFGIDFNAARVVARDLAELAKRGCELAVVIGGGNIFRGRTVPKDSIDRATADYMGMTATIMNAIALQAELEQAGAHCRVLSAISMKEVAEDYIRRQARSHLTDGKIVIFAAGTGNPYFTTDTAAALRALEVGAAVLLKATTSVDGVYTGDPRRNGSKSKKLKQVSFRTALTKRLRVMDSTAFSLCMDNKLPVVVFKYKPGALARILSGEAIGTLVT, from the coding sequence ATGAAGAAACCAAAATATCAGCGCATCCTACTCAAGCTCTCCGGAGAACTGCTCGCCGGTGAGCAGAAGTTCGGCATTGATTTCAATGCCGCGCGCGTGGTGGCGCGCGATCTTGCGGAGCTTGCGAAGCGCGGATGCGAACTTGCGGTGGTCATTGGCGGAGGAAACATCTTCCGCGGCCGCACTGTCCCCAAGGATTCCATTGACCGCGCCACGGCTGACTACATGGGCATGACCGCCACTATCATGAACGCCATTGCATTACAGGCCGAACTGGAGCAGGCAGGAGCGCACTGCCGCGTGCTTTCCGCGATTTCCATGAAAGAGGTTGCCGAGGACTACATCCGCCGCCAGGCCCGCAGCCATCTCACCGATGGCAAGATCGTCATTTTTGCGGCAGGCACCGGAAACCCGTACTTTACCACGGACACGGCAGCTGCCCTGCGCGCGCTGGAGGTGGGCGCCGCTGTCCTGCTCAAGGCAACCACGTCCGTGGATGGGGTGTACACCGGAGATCCGCGCCGCAACGGATCAAAATCAAAAAAACTCAAACAAGTGAGTTTCCGCACCGCGCTCACCAAGCGGTTGCGAGTCATGGATTCAACCGCCTTCAGCCTGTGCATGGATAACAAGCTGCCGGTCGTTGTATTCAAGTACAAGCCCGGGGCGCTTGCCAGGATTCTTTCCGGCGAAGCCATCGGCACTCTCGTCACGTAG